One Mycobacterium kansasii ATCC 12478 genomic window carries:
- a CDS encoding cytochrome c biogenesis CcdA family protein, with translation MLDIGYLAAFLGGVLALLNPCNALLLPSFFAYAFSSPTMMVARTGVFYLGLAAVLVPLGAGTGGLAAILTEHRRVLIVAAGTVVIVFGLVQILGGGWTLAPVVRLQARMAQRSTWISTAGLGAAYGLAGFCSGPILGAVLTVAAAGAAPVRGGVLLAVYAAGMTAPLFLLTAAWQRFDLGHRKWLRGRAFQVGRLHLHTTSAIGGLLFVATGAVFVFFGGSTGIPAVDPRIALRGETAAAALAAHVPDTVVVLVVLAVAVLTLRCRRRHPRAGAADSTQPPDGRPAIVGGVEHSVRHTAVADPD, from the coding sequence GTGCTCGACATCGGCTACCTGGCTGCGTTTCTGGGTGGGGTGCTGGCGCTGCTCAACCCGTGCAACGCGCTGCTGTTGCCGTCGTTCTTCGCGTACGCCTTTTCTAGTCCGACGATGATGGTGGCGCGCACCGGTGTCTTCTATCTCGGCCTGGCCGCGGTCCTGGTCCCGTTGGGTGCGGGCACAGGCGGACTGGCGGCCATCCTCACCGAGCATCGGAGGGTGTTGATCGTTGCTGCCGGGACGGTGGTCATCGTTTTCGGCCTGGTTCAGATCCTCGGCGGCGGGTGGACTCTGGCGCCGGTGGTTCGCCTTCAGGCGCGAATGGCCCAGCGCAGCACCTGGATATCGACCGCCGGCCTGGGAGCGGCATACGGCCTGGCCGGCTTCTGTTCCGGCCCAATCCTGGGTGCGGTACTCACGGTGGCGGCCGCCGGCGCGGCCCCAGTGCGCGGTGGCGTGCTGCTGGCCGTCTACGCCGCCGGTATGACCGCGCCGCTGTTCCTATTGACTGCGGCGTGGCAGCGGTTCGACCTCGGGCATCGGAAATGGTTGCGTGGGAGGGCATTTCAGGTCGGTCGGCTGCACCTGCACACCACGTCTGCCATCGGTGGGCTGCTGTTTGTCGCGACCGGGGCGGTATTCGTCTTCTTCGGTGGCAGCACCGGCATCCCCGCCGTCGATCCCAGGATCGCACTGCGGGGCGAGACGGCCGCCGCGGCTCTGGCCGCTCACGTTCCCGACACCGTCGTGGTGCTGGTCGTGCTGGCCGTCGCGGTGCTCACGCTGCGGTGCCGGCGGCGACACCCGCGGGCGGGGGCCGCCGACTCGACACAGCCGCCGGACGGCAGGCCCGCGATCGTCGGTGGTGTCGAGCACTCGGTCCGGCACACCGCGGTGGCAGACCCCGACTGA
- a CDS encoding DsbA family protein: MNDSSGASAARRPRASGTLGRRLAGRARWWLGALSVVAVVVVLAVAGIHHSSEPQTQHGASRSTAASSAIQTWRGAHQPSEGDALARGSVSAPVVVAEWGDFQCPFCRAFDLDSQPVLIGDYVQTGKVRFEWHDLAKLGPESVLAARGARAAARQGAFWAFHDAFYRDQAPENSGAVTEQSLMAMARNAGLDVDRFVADLADPAIADAVERDRSDARQLGITHVPSFLVNDELLIGAQSLDTLRRVIDAAAVKAP, from the coding sequence ATGAACGACTCGTCGGGCGCTTCCGCTGCGCGACGCCCGCGAGCCTCGGGCACCCTTGGGCGCCGGCTGGCCGGGCGTGCACGGTGGTGGCTGGGTGCGTTGAGTGTGGTCGCGGTTGTGGTGGTGCTTGCTGTGGCCGGTATCCACCATTCGTCCGAACCACAGACGCAGCACGGTGCGTCACGATCCACCGCCGCGTCCTCGGCGATTCAGACGTGGCGCGGCGCGCATCAGCCGTCCGAGGGCGATGCCCTCGCGAGGGGATCGGTGTCGGCGCCGGTCGTGGTGGCGGAGTGGGGTGATTTCCAGTGTCCGTTTTGCCGGGCGTTCGATCTGGACAGCCAGCCGGTGCTGATCGGCGATTACGTGCAGACCGGCAAGGTGCGCTTCGAATGGCATGACCTGGCCAAGTTGGGTCCGGAGTCGGTGCTGGCCGCGCGCGGCGCGCGCGCAGCAGCGCGCCAAGGGGCGTTCTGGGCGTTTCACGACGCGTTTTACCGCGACCAGGCCCCGGAAAACAGCGGGGCGGTGACCGAGCAATCGCTGATGGCGATGGCGCGCAACGCGGGACTCGACGTTGACAGGTTCGTCGCCGACTTGGCTGACCCCGCCATCGCCGACGCGGTCGAGCGCGACCGCAGCGACGCACGGCAGCTCGGCATCACCCACGTGCCCTCCTTCCTGGTCAACGACGAGCTGCTCATCGGTGCGCAATCCTTGGACACGCTTCGTCGGGTCATCGATGCCGCCGCGGTGAAGGCGCCTTGA